The Desulfosporosinus acidiphilus SJ4 genome has a window encoding:
- a CDS encoding S8 family serine peptidase has product MENIHDIKTFFLKKTPKVKYLLVPFLMVGILCLNVVLNLSAPGERDRRLSENAQQGQANTFTQTNNPTNSFASNASRNHAKMVDSATNFINSEKFNNDAKVARVPNTAQSQSPKSELTTTDPLQSQQIVISLAPTADITKVAKEFQAAVLRRGPLNFATLGFNRTINVPTMIASLKNTPGVLDAEENHLHRMSTAEVSSLPSDPVFKDQWSLVNGDVPGAWDMGATGKGVTIAIVDSGIALNHPDLKDNIVPGYNAITQSNAPGANQDDNGHGTHVAGIAAAERNGVGIVGVAYDAKIMPIKSVNFEGDGYDDAIAAGIVWAADHGAKIINLSLGAENGVSSEVIKQAVNYAYNKGSLLVAAAGNYDPSTQKNPGVDYPASDPHVLAVAATDKNDQIASFSTSGPQISLAAPGDEIASDWWSLAEGPGYANASGTSMASPFVAGEAALIWGQHPEWSRDQVVEALESGVKDLGTAGRDNDYGYGLVDVKLALSLAAQTKMTLSSPASIGSLGGNVQTTDGSASLNLSIPAQAFDTSVNVSLNTAAIPAALPNGARFLTPAVDVEWGTDTPQEMLSLNFSDPSLSDAVNGIVYHWDGARWITLGGELQKGEEHFGLFYPGIYAVGTAQGNDQSAQRFAGETAEGTAVQISQATFPTGADTVILAQGNQFPDALAGAPLAYKLQAPILLTSSTSLSPDVRAEIQRLAPKTIYLLGGPAALSSTIEIELQQTYNVKRLYGYTAEGTARAIAEELGTHGRAVIANVNHFQDTLAISAWAAQQGVPILLTEANTLPDDTETALEELKVTNTLVIGGKVVIAPGVEEQLPLPQRIAGTTAYDTATEVLQAYPPISSKLELATGENFPDALTGAVRAALQGSMVVLVPTRTKLPSDLAALLTSWKGKQVEALGGTVALPDSVVRGVNALLD; this is encoded by the coding sequence GTGGAAAATATTCACGATATAAAAACTTTCTTTTTAAAAAAGACTCCTAAAGTTAAATATCTGCTTGTTCCTTTTTTAATGGTTGGCATACTATGCTTGAATGTCGTACTTAATCTCTCGGCCCCAGGGGAGCGTGACAGACGCCTTTCTGAGAATGCCCAGCAAGGACAAGCTAACACTTTTACTCAGACAAATAATCCTACTAACTCCTTCGCGAGCAATGCGAGCCGGAATCATGCAAAGATGGTTGACTCAGCAACAAATTTCATTAATTCGGAGAAATTTAACAACGATGCCAAGGTGGCAAGAGTTCCCAATACTGCTCAATCCCAGTCTCCGAAATCTGAACTTACAACAACTGATCCTTTGCAATCCCAGCAAATTGTTATTTCTTTAGCCCCTACGGCAGATATCACAAAAGTAGCAAAGGAATTTCAAGCTGCGGTTTTACGCCGGGGTCCCTTAAATTTTGCTACGTTGGGATTCAACCGTACTATTAATGTGCCCACCATGATCGCGAGCCTCAAAAATACACCGGGGGTTCTCGATGCAGAAGAGAATCATCTTCACAGGATGAGTACCGCGGAGGTTTCCTCGCTGCCTTCAGATCCGGTGTTCAAAGATCAATGGTCCCTGGTGAACGGGGATGTTCCAGGGGCCTGGGACATGGGGGCAACCGGCAAAGGGGTGACAATTGCCATCGTTGATTCAGGCATAGCACTCAATCATCCGGATCTTAAGGACAATATAGTTCCGGGGTATAACGCGATAACTCAGAGTAACGCTCCCGGAGCGAATCAAGACGACAACGGACATGGCACCCATGTTGCCGGGATCGCAGCAGCGGAACGAAATGGCGTGGGAATTGTCGGTGTGGCCTATGACGCGAAAATTATGCCGATTAAGTCCGTAAATTTCGAGGGAGATGGCTATGACGATGCTATTGCCGCCGGAATCGTTTGGGCGGCGGACCATGGAGCCAAGATTATTAATCTTAGTCTTGGGGCCGAAAATGGGGTTTCTTCAGAAGTAATTAAGCAAGCAGTTAATTATGCCTATAATAAGGGATCTTTGCTGGTTGCTGCTGCCGGAAACTACGATCCTTCTACCCAAAAAAATCCCGGGGTCGATTATCCTGCCTCGGACCCTCATGTTCTGGCTGTTGCCGCGACAGATAAAAATGACCAGATTGCTTCCTTCTCAACCTCAGGTCCGCAAATTAGTTTAGCCGCCCCGGGGGATGAAATCGCCAGCGATTGGTGGAGTTTAGCCGAGGGGCCAGGATACGCCAATGCCAGCGGCACTTCCATGGCTTCACCCTTTGTTGCCGGGGAGGCGGCACTTATCTGGGGGCAGCATCCTGAATGGTCCAGGGATCAAGTGGTTGAAGCCCTGGAGTCAGGGGTTAAAGATTTAGGAACTGCTGGCCGGGATAACGATTATGGTTATGGTTTAGTGGATGTGAAACTTGCCCTATCTCTTGCCGCTCAAACAAAAATGACTCTTTCATCTCCTGCGAGTATTGGCAGCCTCGGCGGCAATGTGCAAACGACGGACGGTTCAGCTTCTCTGAACTTATCGATTCCCGCCCAGGCCTTTGATACTTCAGTCAACGTTTCCTTAAATACTGCCGCTATTCCCGCAGCTCTCCCTAACGGGGCAAGGTTTCTGACTCCGGCCGTTGATGTGGAGTGGGGAACGGATACACCTCAAGAGATGCTTTCATTAAACTTCAGTGATCCTTCTCTCAGTGACGCTGTGAACGGAATTGTTTATCATTGGGATGGCGCTCGTTGGATCACCTTAGGAGGAGAGCTCCAAAAAGGAGAGGAACACTTTGGCCTCTTTTATCCGGGTATTTATGCGGTGGGCACAGCCCAAGGTAATGATCAATCGGCTCAGCGCTTTGCAGGCGAAACGGCTGAAGGAACTGCCGTACAAATTTCCCAGGCAACGTTTCCCACAGGAGCTGATACGGTAATCCTTGCTCAAGGCAATCAGTTTCCCGATGCTTTAGCCGGAGCTCCTCTTGCTTACAAGCTGCAAGCTCCAATATTGCTGACGTCCAGTACCTCACTTTCTCCTGATGTCCGGGCTGAAATCCAGCGCCTTGCTCCCAAAACGATCTATCTTCTTGGTGGTCCGGCGGCTCTTTCCTCAACCATTGAAATTGAACTGCAGCAAACGTATAACGTAAAAAGGTTATATGGCTATACGGCAGAGGGGACTGCACGAGCGATTGCAGAAGAGTTAGGTACTCATGGAAGAGCCGTCATCGCCAACGTCAATCATTTTCAGGATACGTTAGCCATTTCCGCCTGGGCTGCACAGCAGGGAGTTCCTATTCTGCTGACAGAAGCCAACACGTTGCCTGATGATACAGAAACGGCTCTTGAAGAGCTCAAGGTCACGAACACGTTAGTAATCGGAGGAAAGGTGGTCATTGCCCCTGGAGTTGAAGAGCAGCTGCCGCTACCCCAAAGAATTGCCGGAACTACGGCCTATGACACCGCGACAGAAGTATTACAGGCCTATCCGCCGATTTCCTCCAAGCTGGAGCTGGCTACCGGTGAAAACTTTCCGGATGCTCTTACGGGAGCCGTTCGGGCAGCCCTGCAAGGTTCCATGGTTGTCTTAGTCCCAACCAGGACGAAGCTGCCTTCAGATTTGGCAGCCCTTTTGACATCGTGGAAAGGGAAACAGGTTGAAGCTTTGGGGGGAACTGTCGCGCTGCCGGACAGTGTTGTCCGGGGAGTAAACGCGTTGTTAGATTAA
- a CDS encoding cell wall-binding repeat-containing protein — MIKFFTKKSEQKIYNNKKIDRIKKHKSRSFSCLIALISGLALLTNLLPFQPPEVQAAASESFSNRIYGNTLYDTAIEISKAGWNQAPVAVLATGENFPDALTGSVLAHKVNGPLLLTESDHLNPDVLSELKRLGTKEVYLLGGTVALSPSIEQTLRDTGITPTRLAGTDQYGTAAAIAAEATPTTSQAFIVNGDHFPDALSISSYAAAHGIPILLTRSDSLPQETASALAQMGVQQVTLIGGKAVIQDSVEQQLSKLPQPVKITARFAGYDQYETNSIVLNQLPFDSSHVYVATGENFPDALAGAALAAQTNSPIFLFPSKPLASYTTTYLDQRRSSGTTFTILGGWGVINYKMESILRTGVAQPRVSLQFTQGGLNGTKGMLSQLQSIPTPATDYADLIGPSWYYLDDAANGNVVGGWDATPGNYTQFTSAVHARNLKVLPVIQSSWSTPKTVDSVLSSAATRETLENNIISLIQNTNSDGIVIDFELLSGSTGPNLTQFMNELYNKLHPLNKLLIEAVMARTGSESWLTEFNYSALAQNVDYLDVMTYDYSRSTPGPIAPLDWMNKVMQYTLSQGVDMHKVLLGIPYYGNDWLTTGTGSSATYTRKAGGMAELQALAQGPIQRDSSQIPYFNYTDSSGTHTVYYDDAQSWNAKLSLLNQYGLGGIGAWSLSWSLNPASSNAIFPLLKQYLR; from the coding sequence ATGATTAAATTCTTCACAAAGAAATCCGAGCAGAAAATCTATAATAATAAGAAAATTGATCGTATTAAAAAGCATAAATCTCGCTCATTTTCCTGTCTTATTGCGCTCATAAGTGGTTTAGCCCTCTTAACCAATCTTCTCCCCTTTCAGCCTCCCGAAGTGCAGGCTGCTGCGAGTGAATCTTTCTCCAATCGAATTTATGGAAATACGCTCTACGATACGGCAATAGAGATTTCGAAGGCCGGCTGGAACCAGGCACCGGTTGCAGTTCTTGCCACCGGTGAAAATTTCCCCGATGCACTCACAGGTTCCGTTCTGGCGCATAAAGTAAATGGACCCCTGCTGCTCACAGAATCAGATCATTTAAATCCGGATGTTTTATCCGAACTGAAACGACTTGGCACAAAAGAAGTTTATCTTCTCGGCGGAACCGTTGCTCTAAGTCCTTCTATCGAGCAAACTCTCAGGGATACGGGAATCACTCCGACACGCCTGGCAGGCACGGATCAATATGGAACAGCTGCTGCCATTGCTGCTGAGGCAACTCCTACAACCAGCCAAGCTTTCATTGTGAACGGCGACCATTTTCCGGATGCTTTGAGCATTTCTTCTTATGCAGCGGCTCACGGGATTCCGATTTTACTTACCCGCTCCGATTCTTTGCCTCAGGAAACAGCGTCTGCTCTCGCCCAAATGGGAGTGCAGCAGGTAACGCTCATTGGCGGTAAAGCCGTTATTCAAGACTCTGTGGAACAACAGCTCAGCAAGCTTCCTCAACCTGTTAAAATCACTGCCCGCTTTGCAGGGTATGACCAGTACGAAACAAATTCCATCGTCTTAAATCAACTTCCCTTTGATAGTTCCCACGTTTATGTTGCCACCGGTGAAAATTTCCCCGATGCTTTAGCCGGTGCGGCTTTGGCAGCACAGACCAATTCTCCGATCTTTCTTTTTCCTTCAAAGCCCTTAGCATCTTATACAACCACTTATCTTGACCAAAGACGGTCTTCCGGCACTACCTTTACTATTTTAGGGGGGTGGGGCGTTATTAACTACAAAATGGAAAGCATCTTGCGCACTGGTGTTGCACAACCACGGGTTTCCCTGCAATTTACGCAAGGAGGACTTAACGGTACGAAAGGAATGCTCAGTCAACTTCAATCCATTCCTACCCCGGCTACTGATTACGCCGACCTGATTGGACCAAGCTGGTATTACCTGGATGATGCTGCAAACGGCAATGTTGTTGGAGGGTGGGATGCCACCCCTGGGAACTATACACAGTTCACAAGCGCTGTGCACGCCCGCAATCTTAAGGTTCTTCCTGTGATCCAGTCAAGTTGGTCTACTCCTAAAACTGTAGACTCGGTACTCTCCTCCGCAGCAACTCGCGAAACACTAGAAAACAATATCATTTCCCTAATCCAGAACACCAACTCCGACGGAATTGTCATTGACTTTGAACTCCTCAGCGGCAGCACAGGACCGAATCTCACACAATTTATGAATGAACTTTACAATAAACTTCACCCTTTAAACAAACTGCTCATCGAAGCAGTTATGGCCCGTACAGGTTCAGAATCCTGGCTGACGGAATTTAACTACTCTGCTCTCGCTCAAAATGTTGACTACCTGGACGTCATGACCTATGACTATAGCCGGTCAACTCCGGGGCCCATTGCTCCCCTGGATTGGATGAACAAAGTGATGCAATATACCCTCAGTCAAGGTGTTGATATGCACAAAGTTCTCCTGGGAATCCCTTACTACGGCAACGACTGGTTGACCACAGGCACCGGCAGCAGCGCAACTTATACGCGGAAAGCGGGCGGAATGGCTGAGCTGCAAGCCCTAGCACAGGGGCCGATTCAAAGAGATTCCTCCCAGATTCCTTATTTCAATTACACGGATTCTTCCGGAACCCACACCGTCTATTACGACGACGCCCAAAGCTGGAATGCGAAGTTATCACTCCTTAACCAGTATGGACTCGGAGGAATCGGAGCCTGGTCACTAAGCTGGTCACTTAACCCTGCCAGCTCCAATGCTATATTCCCTCTTCTCAAGCAATATCTCCGGTAA
- a CDS encoding EamA family transporter yields the protein MLILLTIFNSILMVTGQTLWKLGASGKDVHSLGQLLRLFLSPYIIGGLTVYAFASVLWIYVLNKGELSYVYPIQSTAFIFAMIIGTTIFKEELTLTKIVGVLVICLGVIIITRR from the coding sequence TTGTTAATATTGCTGACGATTTTTAATTCTATTCTTATGGTCACGGGACAAACCCTTTGGAAACTGGGGGCCTCGGGCAAAGACGTTCACAGTCTTGGCCAACTCTTGCGCCTCTTTCTAAGCCCCTACATAATTGGCGGTTTAACGGTTTATGCCTTTGCTTCGGTCCTTTGGATCTATGTCTTGAATAAAGGTGAATTAAGTTATGTTTATCCAATTCAAAGTACGGCCTTTATCTTTGCCATGATCATCGGAACGACAATTTTCAAAGAAGAGCTTACTTTAACAAAAATCGTAGGGGTTTTAGTTATCTGTCTTGGAGTGATTATCATTACTCGTAGATAA
- a CDS encoding glycosyltransferase family 2 protein, protein MQRILAIVPALNEAGNIGSVVDNLKQVSSWLDVLVIDDGSTDQTAEVARTHGAKVISLPVNLGIGGAVQTGFIYAVKNHYDVALQVDGDGQHKAEEIQKLIEPILEEKADVTIGSRFLSKTAYKSSRSRRTGIYLLSKTIQSVVRKKFTDPTSGFRAYNQKALRMVSAHYSTDYPEPDAIVTLVKNRMRVIEVSVEMDARISGNSSITPFKSGYYMFKVSLAIILNSMMERIWPE, encoded by the coding sequence ATGCAACGAATTTTAGCGATTGTCCCTGCTTTAAATGAGGCAGGGAATATCGGCTCTGTGGTAGATAATCTGAAACAAGTATCCTCTTGGCTGGATGTTCTTGTCATCGATGACGGCTCCACCGATCAGACGGCTGAGGTCGCACGAACCCACGGAGCAAAAGTGATCTCACTCCCTGTAAATTTGGGAATTGGGGGAGCGGTACAAACAGGATTTATCTATGCTGTCAAAAACCACTATGATGTTGCCCTTCAAGTAGATGGGGACGGGCAGCATAAAGCTGAAGAAATACAAAAGTTGATTGAGCCTATTCTGGAAGAAAAAGCGGATGTTACCATCGGATCGCGCTTCCTGAGTAAAACTGCCTATAAATCGTCCCGGTCGCGTCGGACAGGCATTTATCTCCTCAGTAAAACAATCCAATCCGTAGTGCGCAAAAAATTCACGGATCCCACCTCGGGGTTTCGAGCCTATAATCAGAAAGCCTTGCGCATGGTTTCCGCTCATTATTCTACAGATTACCCGGAACCCGATGCCATTGTAACTCTGGTTAAAAATCGAATGCGGGTCATTGAAGTTTCTGTAGAAATGGATGCCCGCATTTCCGGAAATTCGTCAATCACCCCGTTTAAAAGCGGATACTATATGTTTAAAGTGAGTCTGGCGATTATCCTTAATTCGATGATGGAAAGAATATGGCCGGAGTGA
- a CDS encoding DUF2304 domain-containing protein, with translation MTRVQIVVLIMSFLITGFIVEQVRRRRLAVEYSLIWIVAGLGMIFLSLWRNGIEYLANIMGIYYAPSAIFVIFGVLVFILCVHFSLEISRLSSTNRVLVQRIALLEDDLKNLEVKSSEIRK, from the coding sequence ATGACGCGCGTCCAAATAGTCGTACTTATCATGAGTTTTCTGATCACGGGATTTATTGTTGAGCAAGTTCGGCGGCGGCGTCTGGCAGTTGAATACTCTTTAATTTGGATTGTTGCCGGTCTAGGCATGATCTTTCTCTCCTTATGGAGAAATGGAATTGAGTATTTGGCCAACATTATGGGGATTTATTACGCCCCTTCCGCCATTTTCGTGATATTTGGGGTCTTGGTTTTCATCCTCTGTGTGCATTTTTCACTGGAAATTTCCAGATTGAGTTCCACAAATCGTGTTTTAGTACAAAGGATTGCTTTGCTGGAAGACGATTTAAAAAACCTGGAAGTAAAGTCCTCAGAGATAAGGAAATAA
- a CDS encoding ArnT family glycosyltransferase, producing MAKQHKRLWITGLLFFIALGIELLYIKSYHVYYFISQDGYLYSNIAENFLHGNGLVNSANFKTGADNLVQMIPKNRDYVIGPIYPLLLALIYGLFGLKSYGMVVSVLHAVLGAAGAVLAYKTGEVLFGRKYALIPYALTLGYPLFAFWEMYVLTETTYVFAIWLFLYCLTRYAQEISRPKMSTLLILGGVIGFSNLVRPLLLLYFPVLGFWIFWMKGWRLKRSLRDFFLIVFMTVVVMSPWWIRNELKYHQFIPSSNYGSYEFYLGNNPRTITNSYFVFDQPSYDPAVKARIDKLPVLEQEKEYKSLGASYILSHPVLFLERTYAKEKNLFWQPVSPEEGQAYKMKGDFLDKWYLLLGLSGIILSLIWLKRYSFLLLYILYYSFVVSMITVVSGGRYRLPVMPAMILLGSLGIVLLLKGAGRLLGIPQEADRRSF from the coding sequence TTGGCAAAGCAACATAAAAGGCTATGGATAACAGGCCTCCTGTTCTTCATAGCCTTAGGCATTGAGCTCCTCTATATAAAATCCTATCATGTCTACTATTTTATTTCACAGGATGGGTATCTTTATTCCAATATCGCCGAGAATTTTCTCCACGGTAACGGGCTTGTGAACAGCGCCAATTTTAAGACTGGCGCAGATAATCTCGTGCAAATGATTCCCAAGAACCGGGACTATGTGATCGGACCGATCTACCCCTTACTTCTGGCCTTGATCTACGGATTATTTGGCTTAAAAAGTTATGGGATGGTGGTGTCGGTTCTGCATGCTGTTCTCGGTGCGGCCGGTGCTGTGCTTGCTTATAAAACCGGGGAAGTTTTATTTGGGCGAAAGTATGCCCTGATTCCTTATGCCTTGACTCTGGGATACCCCTTGTTTGCTTTCTGGGAGATGTACGTCTTAACAGAGACTACCTATGTCTTTGCGATTTGGTTGTTTCTTTATTGTTTGACGCGTTATGCTCAAGAGATTAGCAGGCCTAAAATGAGTACCCTTTTGATTCTGGGAGGGGTCATTGGTTTTTCTAATCTCGTTCGTCCGCTGCTTTTGCTTTATTTTCCCGTGCTGGGGTTTTGGATTTTCTGGATGAAAGGCTGGCGCCTTAAGCGCTCCTTGCGTGATTTTTTTCTGATCGTATTCATGACAGTGGTGGTTATGAGTCCCTGGTGGATACGCAATGAGTTAAAATACCATCAGTTTATTCCCTCTTCAAACTATGGTTCCTACGAGTTTTATTTAGGGAATAACCCCAGAACGATCACCAACAGTTACTTTGTTTTTGACCAGCCAAGCTATGATCCGGCGGTTAAGGCCAGGATTGATAAACTTCCTGTCCTGGAACAAGAAAAAGAGTATAAAAGCTTGGGAGCCTCCTACATTTTGAGTCATCCGGTGTTGTTCCTGGAGCGTACCTACGCTAAAGAGAAGAATCTATTTTGGCAGCCGGTAAGTCCCGAGGAAGGACAGGCCTATAAAATGAAAGGCGATTTCCTTGATAAATGGTATCTTCTTTTAGGTTTAAGCGGGATAATCCTGAGTCTTATTTGGCTGAAACGATACAGTTTTCTTCTGCTCTATATACTTTACTATAGCTTTGTTGTGAGTATGATCACAGTGGTTTCGGGAGGACGCTATCGTTTGCCGGTGATGCCCGCTATGATTTTGCTGGGTTCACTAGGTATTGTACTGCTCCTTAAGGGAGCTGGGAGACTATTGGGAATCCCGCAGGAAGCGGATAGGAGGTCGTTTTAA
- a CDS encoding cell wall-binding repeat-containing protein produces MSLRRYRKLLAIFMTMLFFMQLIPIRTASAAVAQTAYYTEIGDKLEYWANKYNIPPVLLKSIAWMESGWRQYELDDNGQPMTDHPLIGKDGIGIGIMQISSYSSTDTATIEKLKTDIDYNIEMGCQMLNQKWRAAPKIGNGDRNVLENWYFAVWAYNSWGSRNNPNVATGSPAYQDSIFSLMGQKYNSAVTFAPGATKYPANLLPLVNPPNYSSRYSTPSVTHLGDLTIDQNQLVSTGGGTGADSANGDYWFNYARWASYYALGFYNTVYDSATISDKTLVSQKIQSAQNNLLAEADSLLQDGKDSSDASAAKYYWTVLQGPSLDQGTAAKASAGLQNALGKLLDAADSMVQTGDASSWQSAVQDYQTVLQGSSVDADLIQRANTGLLNAYNKLLAEADKLALDGSTDSKASAASYYKTVMQGPNLDASLAERAKEGYQATASSSGTSSGTTPSSGSTSGSTSGTTPLTPASPTTPTTQPAAPTVTRLYGTSAEDTAIKISQAGWADNSAPVVLLARVDRFQDALAAAPLARKLKAPLLLTAPGELESNVLQELKRLGAGTKVFVIGGEGAISSKVTDALSKANLSSERIFGNTAADTAVAIARRMGPSTQVILASSASFPDALSASAPAAALGIPILLTDQGLLSNSTLQLLKDYNVTKTIIVGGKYAVSTAFDSKGGPLESYGPMRLAGETKYDTMIKIVNNFQQDPSTLVIATGENFPDGLAGGAFAAITGSPLLLIPQGNLNADIKAYLQAQCGKTTKAFILGGTGVIPSSTEKILGGLLTPS; encoded by the coding sequence ATGTCTTTGCGCCGATATAGGAAGTTATTGGCCATTTTTATGACCATGCTCTTTTTTATGCAGTTAATACCGATTAGGACAGCATCAGCAGCAGTAGCTCAAACAGCATATTACACGGAAATTGGCGACAAGCTGGAATACTGGGCTAATAAATATAACATACCGCCTGTACTTCTTAAATCCATTGCTTGGATGGAGAGCGGGTGGAGACAATACGAGCTGGATGATAACGGACAACCCATGACTGACCATCCTTTAATCGGGAAGGATGGTATCGGAATTGGGATTATGCAAATCTCCAGTTACAGTTCCACAGATACGGCGACTATTGAGAAGCTGAAGACTGATATAGACTATAATATAGAAATGGGCTGCCAAATGCTTAATCAAAAATGGCGGGCTGCTCCTAAGATTGGCAACGGCGATCGCAATGTTTTAGAAAACTGGTATTTTGCAGTATGGGCTTATAATAGTTGGGGTTCACGAAACAATCCTAATGTAGCTACAGGAAGTCCTGCCTATCAGGATTCGATTTTCAGCCTTATGGGCCAAAAATATAACAGTGCTGTTACCTTCGCACCGGGAGCGACAAAGTACCCGGCAAACCTCTTGCCGCTTGTTAATCCTCCTAATTATTCCAGCCGCTATAGTACGCCTTCAGTGACACATCTGGGAGATCTGACAATTGATCAGAATCAGTTAGTCTCAACCGGGGGAGGAACAGGTGCGGATTCTGCTAATGGGGACTATTGGTTCAACTACGCTCGCTGGGCATCCTATTATGCCTTGGGTTTTTATAATACGGTCTATGACAGTGCGACCATCAGCGATAAAACCCTTGTTTCTCAGAAGATCCAAAGCGCTCAAAATAACCTCCTGGCTGAAGCAGATTCCTTATTGCAGGACGGCAAAGATTCTTCCGATGCCAGTGCAGCTAAATATTATTGGACTGTTCTGCAAGGCCCCAGTTTAGATCAGGGAACTGCAGCAAAGGCTTCTGCCGGTTTGCAAAATGCCCTGGGGAAATTATTAGATGCAGCAGACTCCATGGTTCAAACAGGAGATGCTTCCTCTTGGCAAAGCGCCGTCCAAGACTATCAGACTGTTTTGCAAGGTTCAAGTGTTGATGCTGATCTTATCCAACGTGCAAACACCGGCCTCCTCAACGCCTACAATAAACTATTGGCAGAGGCTGATAAATTAGCCCTTGACGGTTCAACTGATTCTAAAGCCAGTGCCGCAAGTTATTATAAGACGGTTATGCAAGGACCAAATTTAGACGCGAGCCTTGCGGAACGAGCCAAAGAAGGTTACCAGGCTACTGCTTCGTCTTCAGGGACAAGTTCCGGTACAACACCGAGTTCAGGTTCAACCTCGGGCTCGACCAGCGGTACAACCCCGCTAACTCCGGCTTCTCCCACAACCCCAACGACTCAGCCCGCGGCTCCCACAGTTACGCGTCTTTATGGGACCAGTGCTGAAGATACGGCCATCAAAATATCTCAAGCGGGCTGGGCCGACAATTCTGCCCCGGTGGTACTTTTAGCTCGAGTGGACCGCTTCCAGGATGCGTTGGCAGCCGCTCCTCTGGCCAGAAAACTTAAGGCTCCCTTACTCCTTACGGCTCCCGGGGAACTGGAGAGTAATGTACTGCAAGAGTTAAAACGCTTAGGTGCAGGGACAAAAGTATTTGTTATCGGAGGAGAAGGTGCCATTAGCTCAAAGGTCACTGATGCTCTTAGCAAGGCTAATTTATCCTCTGAACGGATTTTCGGAAATACAGCCGCTGATACCGCTGTGGCGATTGCCCGCAGAATGGGCCCAAGCACTCAAGTTATCCTCGCTTCCTCTGCGAGTTTTCCAGATGCTTTATCTGCTTCGGCACCGGCCGCAGCCTTAGGGATTCCGATTCTCTTAACGGATCAAGGATTGCTGTCTAATTCCACCTTACAGCTCTTAAAAGATTACAACGTGACTAAGACAATTATCGTGGGAGGCAAATATGCTGTCTCGACGGCCTTTGACAGCAAAGGCGGTCCCTTAGAAAGCTACGGCCCGATGCGCTTGGCTGGAGAAACAAAATATGATACGATGATCAAGATTGTAAATAATTTTCAGCAGGACCCATCAACGCTTGTGATAGCAACGGGTGAAAACTTCCCGGACGGTTTAGCAGGGGGAGCCTTTGCGGCTATTACCGGAAGCCCCTTGCTCTTAATTCCTCAAGGGAATTTAAACGCAGATATAAAAGCATATTTGCAGGCCCAATGCGGAAAAACAACAAAGGCGTTTATTCTCGGAGGAACAGGCGTCATCCCAAGTTCCACTGAGAAGATTTTAGGGGGTCTTCTAACTCCTTCGTAA